One genomic window of Nitrospirota bacterium includes the following:
- a CDS encoding efflux RND transporter permease subunit, whose protein sequence is MWLTLLALRNRIGILMLSLAMVVLGWTSLDRLPVDLFPNIQVPVAFVGVIYKGAPPLDVEQSVVYPIEKAVSSASNVEHVESFAKHGIGAVQIWFNWGADINVGQMEVMQRVTQILNQLPPGILQPFIVKFDVSNIPVALVTVTGPNMDERALYDLAYNTIAPQIEQIANVAAATVEGGKIRQININLDPALLHARGLSILDVVKAVKASNLILPSGDIKAGNLDYNVFTNNQFKTVEPINDVIVRLTPQGNPVRVRDLGTVTDSSDIQTNIVHTDGQRSVYLRVNKQPTANTVAVVDALRKALPKMVGIPPGVQLGVSFDQSLYIRQSINNLMEQALHGSLLAAAVILVFLRNLASTMIISVAIPLSIMVTFIVLYFSGETLNVFTLGGLALGIGRLVDDSIVELENIQRHLNASHQRWEEVQALAKDVAPEARLNLSVPTKWEALLEAAREVAMPIFASTVTTVVVFLPILFVVGIAKLLFIPLTLTIAISLFTSFFISRTVTPALCYKFLKPEQDALRSMPAWWVRLMHWSEARYDALDASYQTLLTWVLGHKKALVGVIVLVFAASLTLIPAIGTEFIPVTDESQFRINVRAPVGQRVEKTEQQVSEIERVIRETIPPNELETVVSSTGVLAQGRSSLFNRNTGPHTSQIQVYLTSPDKRRRNQVQIMSEVRPKILKLFPGVAMFFDPGGIIKRVTSFGSQKAVDVEIYGYDLEKGRAVIKQVEAAMHQVHGLADIEVSREENYPELDIEVDREKAALLGVSETDVANAVLFSLNGNGQTDPIIFTDPQTGNEYYISAWLAEPYRKNLTDLDDILLTTRGGSPVLLKNVAQVHMNAGPVQIERKYFQRIVHITANPVNRDLGAIAADLEDRFAELQMPQGFSVRLAGQIQQQRETFEGLVFATILALLLVYMVMAAQFKSLLDPFIIMFSVPMGLPGVILMLFLTHTTLSTTSFMGMIMMLGIVVSNGVLLVDYTNVLRRRGVGLHEAVVLAARTRLRPILMTSLATVFGLLPMAMGLGTGGETNAPLARAVIGGLSVSTILTLFLIPTLYLLLEQRFPRKTEPEMERQAGGVRIS, encoded by the coding sequence ATGTGGCTGACTCTCCTCGCCCTCAGAAACCGCATCGGCATCCTCATGCTCTCGCTCGCGATGGTCGTGCTGGGCTGGACCTCGCTGGATCGCCTGCCCGTGGACTTGTTCCCCAACATCCAGGTGCCGGTCGCCTTCGTCGGCGTGATCTACAAGGGCGCGCCGCCCCTGGACGTCGAGCAAAGCGTCGTCTACCCGATCGAGAAAGCCGTCAGCTCCGCCTCCAACGTCGAGCACGTGGAATCGTTCGCCAAGCACGGCATCGGCGCCGTCCAGATCTGGTTCAACTGGGGGGCCGACATCAATGTGGGTCAGATGGAGGTGATGCAGCGCGTCACCCAAATCTTGAATCAGCTGCCGCCCGGCATCCTCCAACCGTTCATCGTCAAATTCGACGTGTCGAACATCCCCGTCGCCCTGGTCACCGTGACCGGCCCCAACATGGACGAACGGGCCTTGTACGACCTGGCCTACAACACGATCGCGCCCCAGATCGAACAGATCGCCAACGTCGCCGCCGCCACGGTCGAGGGCGGCAAGATCCGGCAGATCAACATCAACCTGGACCCGGCCCTCCTCCACGCGCGCGGGCTGTCGATCCTGGACGTCGTCAAGGCCGTGAAAGCCTCGAACCTGATCCTGCCGTCCGGTGACATCAAGGCCGGCAATCTGGACTACAACGTCTTCACCAACAACCAGTTCAAGACCGTCGAGCCGATCAACGACGTGATCGTGAGGCTGACTCCGCAAGGCAACCCCGTGCGGGTGCGCGACCTGGGCACCGTCACGGATTCCTCCGACATCCAGACCAACATCGTCCATACGGACGGCCAGCGGTCCGTCTACCTGCGCGTGAACAAGCAGCCGACCGCCAACACGGTGGCCGTGGTGGACGCGCTCCGCAAAGCCCTGCCCAAGATGGTCGGCATTCCGCCGGGGGTTCAACTCGGCGTCTCCTTCGACCAGTCGCTCTACATCCGGCAATCCATCAACAACCTCATGGAGCAAGCCTTGCACGGCTCTCTGCTGGCCGCGGCCGTGATCCTGGTGTTCCTCCGGAACTTGGCCAGCACGATGATCATCTCGGTGGCCATCCCCCTCTCGATCATGGTCACGTTCATCGTCCTCTACTTCAGCGGCGAGACCCTGAACGTGTTCACGCTGGGCGGCCTCGCCCTGGGGATCGGCCGCCTGGTGGACGACTCGATCGTCGAACTGGAGAACATCCAACGCCACCTGAACGCCAGCCACCAGCGGTGGGAAGAGGTCCAGGCCCTGGCCAAGGACGTCGCGCCGGAGGCCAGACTTAACCTGTCGGTCCCGACCAAGTGGGAAGCGCTGCTGGAGGCGGCCCGCGAAGTAGCCATGCCGATCTTCGCCTCCACGGTCACGACCGTCGTCGTGTTTCTCCCGATCCTCTTCGTGGTGGGCATCGCCAAGCTGTTGTTCATCCCGCTCACGCTGACGATCGCGATCTCCCTCTTCACCTCCTTTTTCATCTCGCGCACCGTCACGCCGGCCCTCTGCTACAAATTCCTGAAGCCCGAGCAGGACGCCCTCCGCTCCATGCCGGCCTGGTGGGTCCGCCTGATGCATTGGAGCGAGGCCCGGTACGACGCGCTGGACGCCAGCTACCAAACGCTGCTCACCTGGGTGCTGGGACACAAGAAGGCGCTGGTCGGCGTGATCGTGCTGGTGTTCGCCGCCTCGCTGACCCTGATCCCGGCCATCGGCACCGAGTTCATTCCGGTGACGGACGAGAGCCAGTTCCGCATCAACGTCCGCGCGCCGGTGGGCCAGCGGGTGGAGAAAACCGAGCAGCAGGTGTCGGAGATCGAACGGGTGATCCGCGAGACGATCCCGCCGAACGAGCTGGAGACGGTCGTCTCGAGCACCGGCGTGCTCGCGCAAGGCCGCTCGTCGCTGTTTAACCGCAACACCGGTCCCCATACCTCGCAGATCCAGGTCTACCTGACCTCGCCGGACAAGCGCCGGCGCAATCAGGTCCAGATCATGAGCGAGGTGCGGCCCAAGATCCTCAAGCTGTTCCCCGGCGTGGCCATGTTCTTCGACCCGGGCGGCATCATCAAGCGGGTGACCAGCTTCGGGTCCCAGAAAGCGGTGGATGTGGAGATTTACGGCTACGACCTGGAAAAGGGCCGGGCCGTGATCAAGCAGGTGGAAGCCGCCATGCACCAGGTCCACGGCCTGGCCGACATCGAGGTCAGCCGGGAGGAAAACTATCCGGAGCTGGACATCGAGGTGGATCGGGAAAAAGCGGCGCTGCTGGGCGTGAGCGAGACCGACGTGGCCAATGCCGTTCTGTTTTCGCTGAACGGCAACGGGCAGACCGATCCGATCATTTTCACGGACCCGCAGACCGGCAACGAGTACTACATCAGCGCCTGGCTCGCCGAGCCCTACCGCAAGAACCTGACGGACCTGGACGACATCCTGCTCACGACCCGGGGCGGCTCCCCGGTGCTGCTCAAGAACGTGGCCCAGGTCCACATGAACGCCGGCCCGGTGCAAATCGAGCGCAAATACTTCCAGCGCATCGTGCACATCACCGCCAACCCGGTGAACCGCGACCTCGGGGCCATTGCGGCCGATCTGGAGGACCGCTTCGCCGAGCTGCAAATGCCCCAGGGGTTCAGCGTCCGGCTGGCCGGCCAGATCCAGCAACAGCGCGAGACCTTCGAGGGCTTGGTCTTCGCCACGATTCTGGCCTTGCTGCTGGTGTACATGGTAATGGCCGCCCAGTTCAAATCGTTGCTGGACCCCTTCATCATCATGTTTTCGGTGCCGATGGGATTGCCGGGCGTGATCCTGATGCTCTTCCTCACCCACACGACCCTGTCCACCACCTCGTTCATGGGGATGATCATGATGCTGGGGATCGTGGTGTCGAACGGGGTGCTGCTCGTGGACTACACCAACGTGTTGCGGCGGCGCGGGGTGGGCCTGCACGAAGCGGTGGTGCTGGCGGCCCGGACCAGACTGAGGCCGATTTTGATGACCTCGCTGGCCACCGTCTTCGGCCTGTTGCCGATGGCGATGGGGCTGGGCACCGGGGGCGAGACCAACGCGCCGCTGGCCCGCGCCGTGATCGGGGGGCTCAGCGTCTCCACGATCCTGACCCTCTTCCTGATCCCGACGCTCTATTTGCTCCTGGAGCAGCGGTTCCCGCGGAAGACCGAACCGGAGATGGAACGACAGGCAGGCGGCGTTCGTATCTCGTGA
- a CDS encoding SCP2 sterol-binding domain-containing protein, with product MPPRTTKEFFDTLPQRLDADAAEGVAAVYQFDLSGPQGGQYILSIKDSVCQVQEGVHPGPDVTLALSGEDCVGILAGRLDGMQVAMTGRLQISGDLTLAIQLKSLFPSVR from the coding sequence ATGCCGCCGCGCACCACCAAAGAGTTCTTCGACACCTTGCCGCAACGTCTTGATGCGGACGCGGCGGAGGGCGTCGCCGCGGTTTACCAGTTCGACCTCAGCGGTCCTCAGGGCGGACAGTATATTCTCTCCATCAAGGACAGCGTGTGTCAGGTGCAGGAGGGAGTGCATCCAGGCCCCGATGTGACGCTGGCTCTGTCGGGGGAGGACTGCGTGGGAATCCTGGCCGGGCGGCTGGACGGAATGCAAGTGGCCATGACCGGCCGTCTTCAAATCAGCGGCGATCTCACGCTGGCCATTCAGCTCAAGTCGCTCTTCCCCTCTGTTCGCTAG
- a CDS encoding S-adenosylmethionine decarboxylase: MNVAAVDATILPSAVETAQDLVGEGKAWGLCTSVDLQDCNPETIRDRDQIEAYVIALCKVIGMKRFGACQVVNFGEGRVAGYSMVQLIETSLISGHFANDTNRAYLDIFSCKGYDPNVVEAFSRDFFGAKSSTASVTVRY, from the coding sequence ATGAACGTTGCAGCCGTCGACGCCACCATCTTACCGTCCGCCGTCGAAACCGCCCAGGACCTGGTCGGGGAAGGCAAGGCCTGGGGCCTGTGCACCTCCGTGGACCTGCAGGATTGCAACCCCGAGACGATCCGCGACCGGGACCAAATCGAAGCCTATGTGATCGCCCTGTGCAAGGTTATCGGGATGAAGCGCTTCGGAGCATGCCAGGTCGTCAATTTCGGGGAGGGTCGGGTGGCGGGCTACTCAATGGTTCAGCTCATCGAGACCTCGCTGATCAGCGGGCACTTCGCCAACGACACCAACCGCGCCTACCTGGACATCTTCAGCTGCAAGGGGTACGACCCGAACGTGGTCGAGGCCTTCTCGCGGGACTTCTTCGGGGCCAAGTCCAGCACCGCGTCGGTCACCGTTCGGTACTGA
- a CDS encoding tetratricopeptide repeat protein, which produces MSHYRQNLFLLLSAPAGLLALLAASPADAELRTITATGEYRMGDNDTRTDAKRLALMDAKRLALEQAGIYLESVSEVKNLQVTRDEIRTYAAGIVEVKEQAASSKMEGETTVVRVDVTVQIDTAVVARQIDALRKNEHAKEELQQARAEAERLKQEVEAKGRELAALKSKAGAEPLLKEREQAFAKLDAQDLVVRAWRPIGARGGFVEGEPLPAQDRASMKAILLQAITLDPANARAHLTLGHLLQEEGNFKGAAREFREALRLNPDLARAHAGLGRALLADGRRDDAAREFRMFLRVVKPTPANQRLIERVQHKLQELDGPQNRPAGQRRKLRDFDR; this is translated from the coding sequence ATGTCTCATTACCGGCAAAACCTGTTCCTCCTCCTGTCGGCCCCAGCCGGCCTCCTTGCCTTGCTTGCCGCTTCCCCCGCCGACGCGGAACTGCGCACGATCACGGCGACCGGCGAATACCGAATGGGCGACAACGACACCCGCACCGACGCCAAGCGGCTGGCCTTGATGGATGCCAAACGTCTCGCGCTGGAGCAGGCGGGGATCTATCTGGAAAGCGTGAGTGAGGTCAAGAATCTGCAGGTCACCCGCGATGAGATCCGCACCTATGCGGCGGGCATCGTGGAGGTGAAGGAACAGGCCGCGAGCAGCAAGATGGAGGGGGAAACCACGGTCGTGCGCGTGGACGTGACCGTGCAGATCGATACGGCCGTGGTGGCCCGGCAGATCGACGCGTTGCGTAAGAACGAGCATGCCAAGGAGGAACTGCAGCAGGCCCGCGCCGAAGCCGAGCGGTTGAAGCAGGAAGTCGAGGCCAAGGGCAGGGAACTCGCGGCCCTCAAATCCAAAGCCGGAGCGGAGCCCCTCCTGAAAGAGCGGGAGCAGGCCTTTGCAAAACTCGATGCGCAGGACCTCGTCGTCCGGGCCTGGCGGCCGATCGGCGCGCGAGGCGGGTTTGTGGAGGGGGAACCGTTACCCGCGCAGGATCGGGCGAGCATGAAAGCCATACTCCTGCAGGCCATCACCCTGGACCCGGCCAATGCCAGGGCCCATCTGACCCTGGGGCATCTCCTGCAGGAGGAGGGCAACTTCAAAGGGGCCGCGCGCGAATTCCGCGAGGCGCTCCGGCTCAACCCGGACCTCGCCAGGGCCCACGCGGGTCTCGGCCGGGCCTTGCTTGCCGACGGCCGCCGCGACGACGCAGCAAGAGAATTCCGGATGTTCCTCAGGGTCGTCAAACCGACGCCGGCGAACCAGCGCCTGATCGAAAGAGTACAGCACAAGCTACAGGAACTGGACGGGCCCCAGAACCGCCCCGCCGGCCAGCGCCGCAAACTCCGCGACTTCGACCGGTAA
- a CDS encoding polyprenyl synthetase family protein, whose protein sequence is MNIREYLEQKREAVDRFLESVIPDVKTQPTTLHESIRYSLFAGGKRVRPILAIAAAEAIGPLSPATLPIASSLELIHTYSLIHDDLPAMDNDDYRRGKLTNHKVYGEAMAILAGDALLTLAFELCSRRDLVDGLAPARQVQLIYELAVGSGNLGMVGGQVLDIQAENKDIDLVTLQNIHKHKTGMLIRAAVRMGAIVADATPEQLGRLTGYAEDIGLAFQIADDVLNVTGTREELGKNANTDAQRGKKTYPTFYGVDGAKALADQVRDRAIAHLDGFGPSADPLRELAKYITARKN, encoded by the coding sequence ATGAACATTCGCGAATACTTGGAGCAGAAGCGCGAGGCGGTGGATCGTTTTCTGGAGTCGGTCATCCCCGATGTCAAGACCCAGCCGACAACACTCCACGAGAGCATCCGGTACAGCCTCTTTGCAGGCGGCAAGCGGGTCCGGCCGATTCTGGCGATCGCGGCGGCGGAGGCCATCGGACCCTTGTCGCCGGCCACCCTTCCCATCGCTTCGTCGCTCGAATTGATCCATACCTACTCCCTGATCCACGACGACCTGCCCGCCATGGACAACGACGACTACCGGCGGGGCAAGCTCACCAACCACAAGGTCTACGGCGAGGCCATGGCGATCCTGGCCGGGGACGCGCTGCTGACGCTCGCGTTCGAGCTCTGCAGCCGGCGCGACCTGGTGGACGGGCTGGCCCCGGCCCGTCAGGTCCAGCTTATTTACGAACTCGCCGTCGGCTCCGGCAACTTGGGCATGGTCGGCGGGCAGGTATTGGACATCCAGGCCGAGAACAAGGACATCGACCTCGTCACGCTACAGAACATCCACAAACACAAGACCGGCATGCTCATTCGCGCCGCGGTTCGGATGGGCGCGATCGTCGCCGACGCAACGCCCGAGCAGTTGGGCCGGCTGACCGGCTATGCCGAAGACATCGGGCTGGCGTTTCAGATCGCGGACGACGTCTTGAACGTGACCGGCACGCGCGAAGAACTCGGCAAGAACGCCAATACCGACGCCCAGCGCGGCAAGAAAACCTACCCGACGTTCTATGGAGTCGACGGGGCCAAGGCTCTGGCGGACCAGGTTCGGGACCGCGCAATCGCGCATCTCGACGGATTCGGACCGAGCGCCGACCCGCTCCGGGAACTGGCCAAATACATCACGGCGCGCAAAAATTGA
- a CDS encoding DUF2294 domain-containing protein, which yields MPHSQSGSAKSGQTKGEAESAIRNAVIKFEQEFMGRGPEDVRAFIIKDIVLVRLKGVLTPAERQLAKTAEGIEMVRRLRQNLIAQGREKLSQQVDEITRAKTVGLFTDIDTQIGERIIVFTLDRDIESMFS from the coding sequence ATGCCCCATAGTCAATCAGGGTCTGCGAAAAGCGGACAAACGAAAGGCGAAGCGGAAAGCGCCATTCGCAACGCTGTCATCAAGTTCGAGCAGGAATTCATGGGGCGGGGGCCCGAGGATGTCCGGGCCTTTATCATCAAAGATATCGTGCTGGTTCGTCTGAAGGGGGTGCTGACGCCGGCCGAACGGCAGCTCGCCAAGACGGCCGAAGGAATCGAGATGGTGCGACGTCTACGACAGAATCTGATTGCGCAAGGACGGGAGAAACTCAGTCAGCAGGTGGACGAGATTACCAGGGCCAAAACGGTCGGCCTGTTTACCGACATCGATACCCAGATCGGCGAGCGCATCATCGTCTTTACCCTGGACCGCGACATCGAATCCATGTTCTCATAG
- a CDS encoding DUF2914 domain-containing protein has translation MVIARIRSLISHPFMPAAFFFSGVTFDSVTLTQIDSLLDDLILLGYLALVGLLIVLTFRAERIAAQRVEAGAGGAGLAGRLRPYYPMAIHFFLGSLFSAQSIFYLKSASWSTTALFLVVLVALLLANEFLLERLYSLRLLACLYALVCFSFITFFLPVVTGLMNTAVFLIGAGLSAGIAVGLVHLVHRGTDDWSHRDVWWHGTPAVLGVSALVGFYFLNWIPPVPLSMKRGGIYHQVAREDGIYRLTFEQGGWYQAWKRSDDLFHGEGPAYCFTAIYAPVRLHGTIYHRWQHRQANGDFAQTDRIGMTISGGREGGYRGYTVKQKLAPGDWRVDVETADDRIIGRIAFQVEPQAEALLALESVTD, from the coding sequence ATGGTGATCGCCAGGATTCGCTCTCTCATCAGCCATCCCTTCATGCCGGCGGCGTTCTTCTTTTCCGGCGTGACCTTCGACAGCGTCACCCTGACCCAGATCGACAGTCTCCTGGACGATCTGATCTTGCTCGGCTACCTCGCGCTGGTCGGTCTGTTGATCGTGCTCACGTTCCGGGCGGAGCGGATCGCGGCTCAGCGGGTTGAGGCAGGCGCCGGGGGTGCGGGGCTTGCGGGGCGCCTCCGTCCCTACTACCCCATGGCGATCCATTTCTTCCTGGGGAGTCTCTTCAGCGCACAATCCATCTTCTATCTCAAGAGCGCTTCCTGGAGCACCACGGCTCTCTTTCTGGTCGTCCTGGTCGCGCTGCTGCTGGCCAACGAGTTTCTGCTCGAGCGGCTGTACAGTCTGCGCTTGCTGGCCTGCCTCTATGCGCTGGTCTGTTTCAGCTTCATCACGTTCTTTCTGCCCGTCGTCACGGGCCTGATGAATACGGCCGTCTTTCTGATCGGAGCCGGGCTGAGCGCGGGCATCGCCGTCGGATTGGTGCATCTGGTCCATCGAGGGACCGACGACTGGTCGCACCGGGATGTCTGGTGGCATGGGACGCCGGCGGTGCTGGGGGTGAGCGCCCTTGTGGGGTTCTACTTCCTCAACTGGATTCCTCCGGTGCCCCTCTCCATGAAACGGGGCGGTATTTATCATCAGGTGGCCAGGGAGGACGGGATCTATCGGCTGACGTTCGAGCAGGGGGGCTGGTACCAGGCGTGGAAACGCTCAGACGATCTATTCCACGGCGAAGGGCCCGCCTACTGCTTCACGGCTATCTATGCGCCCGTGCGTCTGCACGGCACAATCTACCACCGCTGGCAGCATCGGCAAGCCAATGGAGACTTCGCCCAAACCGACCGGATCGGCATGACGATCTCAGGGGGGCGGGAGGGAGGCTACCGGGGTTACACGGTGAAACAAAAGCTGGCGCCGGGCGATTGGCGCGTGGACGTGGAGACGGCGGACGACCGCATCATCGGCCGCATTGCCTTCCAGGTGGAGCCGCAGGCGGAGGCACTGTTGGCATTGGAGAGCGTCACGGACTGA
- a CDS encoding efflux RND transporter periplasmic adaptor subunit: MNHIRRHPGLTVAAILILALAGLVVFRLTSSGAKPDTKKGRVITVGIGTPIRQDLDVRLTFTADIEPDQQINVFSRVDGYIAKFHVDEGDYVKAHQLLVEIDHTDYVHAVNRAKANLAAARADVLRQEANIRNAKLTLDRMQKLIKDQFVSQQDLDNAQVNYDMALAQIESVRAQVKQMEVALQQAETNLTYSYIRAPFAGYIAERTLDTGASVTGSTASTSTTARGILTLQSIGTVRTMIEVVEKNVPLIKIGQKAEVRAEAYPDKVFMGQVTRIVQALNRGTRTMTVEVDLPNKDLALKGGMFARVEILVGRHPNAIQIPIDALTKLEEAQYVYVVRDGKAHQMPVEVGVRSGNMIEVTKGLAGTEQVIVSGKDLVGEGTPVQTRPADPTPGPGMSPEPTPQTVPTDKPAGPVKREG, from the coding sequence ATGAACCACATCCGCCGCCATCCGGGCCTGACGGTGGCCGCGATTCTGATCCTGGCGCTCGCCGGCCTGGTCGTGTTCCGCCTGACCAGCAGCGGGGCCAAGCCCGACACGAAGAAGGGCCGCGTGATCACGGTCGGCATCGGCACGCCGATCCGCCAGGATCTGGACGTGCGCCTGACTTTTACGGCCGATATCGAGCCGGATCAGCAGATCAACGTCTTTTCCCGTGTGGACGGCTACATCGCCAAGTTCCACGTGGACGAAGGCGACTACGTGAAAGCCCACCAGTTGCTGGTCGAAATCGACCACACGGATTACGTCCACGCCGTCAACCGCGCCAAAGCCAACCTGGCCGCAGCCAGGGCCGATGTGCTCCGGCAGGAAGCCAACATCCGCAACGCCAAACTGACCCTCGACCGGATGCAGAAGTTGATCAAAGATCAGTTCGTGTCCCAGCAGGACCTGGACAACGCCCAGGTCAACTACGACATGGCCCTGGCCCAGATCGAATCCGTGCGCGCCCAGGTCAAGCAGATGGAGGTGGCGCTGCAACAGGCCGAAACGAATTTGACCTACTCCTACATCCGCGCCCCCTTCGCCGGCTACATCGCGGAGCGGACGCTCGACACCGGCGCCTCCGTCACCGGTTCCACCGCCAGCACCTCGACGACGGCGCGCGGCATCCTGACGTTGCAGAGCATCGGGACGGTCCGCACGATGATCGAAGTGGTCGAGAAGAACGTGCCCCTGATCAAGATCGGGCAGAAAGCGGAAGTGCGGGCCGAGGCGTACCCGGACAAAGTTTTCATGGGCCAGGTCACCCGGATCGTCCAGGCGCTGAACCGCGGCACCAGGACCATGACGGTCGAGGTGGATCTGCCGAACAAGGACCTGGCGCTGAAGGGCGGCATGTTCGCGCGCGTCGAGATTCTGGTGGGCAGGCATCCGAACGCGATTCAGATCCCCATCGATGCCCTGACCAAGCTGGAAGAGGCCCAATACGTCTACGTGGTCCGGGACGGCAAGGCCCACCAGATGCCCGTCGAAGTGGGGGTCCGGTCCGGGAACATGATTGAGGTGACCAAAGGACTCGCCGGCACCGAACAGGTGATCGTGTCGGGCAAAGACTTGGTCGGAGAAGGGACCCCCGTGCAGACCAGGCCGGCCGACCCGACGCCCGGTCCCGGCATGTCGCCCGAGCCGACCCCGCAAACGGTCCCGACGGACAAGCCGGCCGGGCCGGTGAAACGCGAGGGGTGA
- a CDS encoding NAD-dependent epimerase/dehydratase family protein, protein MKALVTGATGFVGAAVARAAAAAGVDVRVLVRPESDLRNLDGLNLERALGDLRDPASLRRALTGCQQLYHVAAHYALWAQDPRIFYDINVTGTRTLLEAARAAGTARIVYTSTIGAIGLPEGGGLGTEETPVSLAQMAGDYKRSKYLAEQEVLKMAREGLPVVIVNPSAPVGERDIKPTPTGQMIVDFMKGRMPAYIETGMNLIDVEDVAAGHVHAMERGRIGERYILGNKNLMLKEIFEILSRLTGVPAPRIKLPRLAILPLAYANQWLADHITHRPPRIPLEGVKMAKYRMHYDCGKAARELGQPQIPVEVALGKAVRWFRAQGYA, encoded by the coding sequence ATGAAAGCTCTCGTCACCGGCGCGACAGGTTTCGTCGGCGCGGCCGTCGCCCGCGCGGCCGCCGCAGCCGGAGTGGACGTGCGGGTCCTCGTCCGGCCCGAGAGCGACCTGCGCAACCTTGACGGGCTGAACCTCGAACGGGCCCTGGGGGATTTGCGGGACCCGGCTTCGCTCCGCCGCGCCCTGACCGGCTGCCAGCAGCTCTACCACGTCGCCGCCCACTATGCCCTCTGGGCGCAAGATCCCCGCATCTTTTACGACATCAACGTGACCGGCACCCGTACGCTGCTGGAGGCGGCGCGCGCCGCCGGCACGGCGCGCATCGTCTATACCAGCACGATCGGCGCGATCGGGCTGCCCGAGGGCGGCGGCCTCGGCACGGAAGAGACCCCTGTGTCACTGGCCCAGATGGCGGGGGACTATAAACGATCCAAGTACCTGGCCGAACAGGAAGTGCTGAAGATGGCGCGGGAAGGGCTGCCGGTAGTCATCGTGAACCCCTCGGCCCCGGTGGGCGAGCGGGACATCAAGCCGACTCCTACCGGCCAGATGATCGTGGATTTTATGAAAGGCCGCATGCCGGCCTATATCGAGACCGGCATGAACCTGATCGACGTGGAGGACGTGGCGGCCGGCCATGTCCATGCCATGGAGCGGGGCCGCATCGGCGAACGGTACATCCTGGGAAACAAGAATCTGATGTTGAAGGAGATCTTCGAGATTCTCAGCCGGCTGACCGGCGTCCCGGCGCCGAGGATCAAGCTGCCCCGGCTGGCCATCCTGCCGCTGGCCTACGCCAACCAGTGGCTGGCCGACCACATCACCCACCGGCCGCCCCGCATCCCACTGGAGGGGGTCAAGATGGCCAAGTACCGGATGCATTACGATTGCGGCAAGGCGGCGAGGGAGTTGGGCCAACCGCAGATTCCGGTGGAAGTGGCGCTGGGAAAGGCCGTACGCTGGTTCCGCGCCCAGGGCTATGCGTAG